A part of Nitrospirota bacterium genomic DNA contains:
- a CDS encoding carbohydrate binding family 9 domain-containing protein translates to MAHPIEDQQIQIDGRLDEEIWKKYRPISGFFQQEPKVGEKELAVTEVWVLYDSKYLYIGARLIDPEPNAVQGDERHRDSDFSRSDTFGFVVDTFHDHQNGFYFETNPLGGKADGLIHQEGAFINTDWDGLWDIGAIRTDYGWSAEFRIPFETIRFQPGEAEVWGIQFRRKIPHLKEVAFWSPLTSDQNFYMLSKGGHLTGIQPISQAGEIWIKPYVKGGGLLKEGLDSGWELNQDSGLDLRYKLKSNLTFDLTFRTDFAETEIDRIQINLTRFPLFYPEKREFFLEGSDYFDFGISGRAQPFFSRTIGLQNQQPVPLFGGMKLTGKIDGYGLGLLSIGSRSHNGIEREEMSAVRFTRDMGLRSRAGVLFTDRTGDGGSDQSGGADLTWGPLPQLDLQGFWVRSGWPNHSLYGEGTASFSEAYWHDPFWRIRINHLRISDGFDPALGFAQQTDLDETYGYVDIHPQPNNGPVREFGFKGELTYQNDSRGDFLYRSNYWRAQAVFRSGEFILLSWDPQIEHLPVDFMIRPGITLPAGDYTYQQYSEIFQSDSRRAFSVTQTWYGGQFYNGNKNTLTFGFAWGAVDTFKIGFSLEQDWVNLPQGNFVAEIIEQDFRWDLDNQMTVQALNQWDKELGEFSTNFRYSWEYKPGSFFYLVINPIQTDSQTNFLFQAKVTYLFQPFKKE, encoded by the coding sequence ATGGCTCACCCTATTGAAGATCAGCAGATTCAGATTGACGGACGTCTGGATGAAGAGATTTGGAAAAAATATCGCCCGATATCCGGATTTTTTCAACAGGAACCTAAAGTGGGGGAGAAAGAGCTTGCCGTGACAGAGGTATGGGTACTTTATGATTCAAAGTATCTTTATATTGGAGCACGTTTGATCGATCCGGAACCGAATGCCGTCCAGGGGGACGAAAGGCACCGAGACTCTGATTTCAGCCGAAGTGATACCTTTGGATTTGTCGTCGACACTTTTCACGACCATCAAAACGGATTTTATTTTGAGACCAATCCGTTGGGAGGAAAAGCCGACGGCCTGATTCATCAGGAGGGAGCGTTTATTAACACCGATTGGGACGGACTCTGGGATATTGGCGCAATCAGAACAGATTACGGCTGGTCAGCTGAATTTAGAATTCCGTTCGAAACGATACGGTTTCAACCGGGCGAGGCGGAGGTCTGGGGGATTCAGTTCCGGCGGAAAATCCCTCATTTGAAGGAGGTCGCATTTTGGAGCCCCCTGACATCCGATCAGAATTTCTATATGCTCTCAAAAGGAGGACATCTTACCGGAATACAACCCATTTCACAGGCTGGAGAAATCTGGATCAAGCCCTATGTGAAAGGGGGTGGGCTATTGAAAGAGGGGCTCGATTCTGGCTGGGAATTGAATCAGGATTCTGGTTTGGATCTCAGATATAAACTGAAGTCCAATTTAACGTTTGATTTGACCTTCCGGACCGATTTTGCAGAAACTGAAATTGACCGGATTCAGATCAATTTAACCCGATTTCCTCTTTTTTATCCTGAAAAAAGAGAGTTTTTTTTGGAGGGATCTGACTATTTTGATTTTGGGATTTCAGGCCGGGCGCAGCCTTTCTTTAGTCGGACGATCGGATTGCAGAATCAACAACCGGTTCCTCTTTTCGGAGGGATGAAACTTACTGGGAAGATCGATGGTTATGGACTTGGCCTTCTGTCAATTGGCAGCCGTTCACACAATGGGATTGAAAGGGAAGAGATGTCGGCTGTTCGGTTTACCCGGGATATGGGGTTGAGATCGAGGGCAGGAGTTCTGTTTACGGATCGAACAGGTGATGGAGGTTCCGATCAGAGTGGCGGCGCAGACCTGACGTGGGGACCCCTTCCACAGCTCGACCTTCAGGGATTCTGGGTCCGGTCAGGGTGGCCGAATCATTCACTTTACGGAGAGGGAACCGCAAGCTTTTCCGAAGCCTATTGGCATGATCCCTTTTGGAGGATTAGGATTAATCATTTGAGAATCTCCGATGGATTTGACCCTGCTCTTGGATTTGCCCAACAGACCGACCTCGATGAAACTTATGGATATGTCGATATACACCCTCAGCCGAACAACGGCCCGGTTCGGGAATTCGGATTCAAAGGGGAACTTACTTATCAGAACGATAGCAGGGGAGATTTTCTTTACCGGAGCAATTATTGGCGGGCCCAGGCCGTTTTCAGGAGCGGAGAGTTTATTCTTTTAAGCTGGGATCCCCAGATCGAACATCTTCCTGTGGATTTTATGATACGGCCTGGAATAACCCTACCAGCCGGAGACTACACGTATCAGCAATATAGCGAAATATTCCAAAGCGATTCACGGAGAGCTTTTTCAGTGACTCAAACCTGGTACGGGGGCCAATTTTATAACGGTAATAAGAACACCTTAACGTTCGGTTTCGCCTGGGGAGCAGTAGACACCTTTAAGATTGGCTTCTCGCTCGAACAGGATTGGGTGAATTTGCCCCAGGGGAATTTCGTCGCCGAAATTATCGAGCAGGATTTTCGTTGGGATCTCGATAACCAGATGACGGTTCAGGCCCTCAATCAATGGGATAAGGAATTGGGGGAGTTTTCAACCAATTTTCGTTATTCCTGGGAGTACAAGCCAGGAAGTTTCTTTTATCTGGTGATCAATCCCATTCAGACCGATTCCCAAACGAACTTTCTTTTCCAGGCTAAGGTCACGTACTTGTTTCAACCGTTTAAGAAAGAATGA